The Phycodurus eques isolate BA_2022a chromosome 17, UOR_Pequ_1.1, whole genome shotgun sequence nucleotide sequence aaaaacgaagAATTACTGACACAAAGACCACAAAAATAGTCTGAAATGGAGATGTCTTCCATTTCTCATCCAATGCCGGATACTGAACAACTTTGGAAAATAACACAAGGAGGTAAACATGAACTCGAGTTCCTTAAGACAAAAGTAAGGAAGCAGCAACATGACATTGAAAGACtaaaagatgaaaaacatgACCAGGACCTCCTTGTAAGAACTTTAAGATTACAAATGAAACATTATACTCAGAAACTTGAGATGAGCAAAAAGACAGCCATGAAAGAACAAATGCATCTTCAGAAAATATTGACTTTCATCAACAAAGAGATGCAAATTTTGAGGGGTCAACATAATGAGATTAAAACTCAACACAATTTAGAAttgattaattttttaaagtcaAAATCAGAGGAACACAAGGAAGGCCTCACTGAACATAAACACCAGATAAAGCAGCAGGTGACAGGTGGCTGTATTCAAAGCCTAATGACTAAAAACTGGAAAACAATTATTGCCGCAAAGGTACGCCAAGGAATACATGCAGAAAAGCATAACACATTTGAACCAAGAGTTAAACAGAAATGGAAAAGAAGTTTTACAATTTAAACATGAAATTAAGCACATCACTAACGTGATGACTGTCATTGTCAAGCATATTGAGAAAATTTGGCCTCAAATGCAAAGACATACTCAAATACAAAAAGCTGCATCCACAGGAATTAAACTAAAAGAAATTGTAGAAAAATACAGCATGCTGGAAAACAATGGACAACAACTGGGGGATattataaaacatacagtaaatacaagaAAGCATATGGAAAAAGACAAGATCACACTGTACCCAAAGAACAAAGTGAATgctaaaatacacaaaatatttattgaagaaaaaagactTAGAAAGCACTTGGCAAGAAGATTGAATGctaaagaatacacaaaaagaaaaattaaatgcatgagatatcaagtcaaaaaaaaacatcaagaacTTGATCAGCGACTACAAAGAACCATGAAAGAGAGGGATGAATTAGAAATCCTCAAGCTAAAGTTGCAAAAGCAAAGAGATGAGCTTGATGAAAAACAGAATGATTTGATGCAAACAATGGAGACAATGGCTAAACACTGCTGTAGAGGTGCACAACACGTGCAAGTGCACGTCAATGAGATGACGAGAATGAAGTCTGCTAAGAGGGTaagtctatctgtctgtctttctgtctgtctgtctatctatcaatcatttcattatcattttatctattgtatttatttattatttattcagagTTTTCAATTACATCCTCCTCGCAATGATTCTGAGGACTACCTGTATGTGTGTCTTGTGCGGCATTTGATACTGTTGACCGCAATAGCTTAGTAGCTCGGTTAAAGCACCATGTGGCCATTAGTGGTGGTGCTCCTGATTTGTTTAAATCCTTATCTGGCACGctgaattgtgtgtgtgagccTTGGTAGTTTTTAGTCATGCTCTGATCTGCTGTCTTATGGGGATCCACAGGATTAAATTTTAGGGCCACTGCCCTTCTCTTTGTGGTTGCTACCTCAGAAAGCATgggatttcttttcatttctaaTGCTGATGATAGTCAGATTTATATGCCACTTAATAAAGACGCCTTTTACTTAAACCTTTCCTTAATTGCTCTTATTGTGTCTCGAAGACATTAGAGCCTGAGTGGCCTTGAACTTGTTCAAcattaatgaaaagaaaaccaaactAATGTTGTTTGGTCCCAGTGGCTCTTGTAAATACACCCCATTGATTTGGACCCCTTGCCACATTTTGTGAAGCCAACAGTCTCAACCTTGGGCTTTAAATTggacagtgattttaaattggatCTGCAAATTGGTACGGTAGTGAAGTCTAGCTTTTTTTTCATGGGAGGGAGCTGGTCTGCCTCTCTTAGCTGCTGTATCCCAACACTCCTGCCCCGTACCTCAGGCAAGCTGACCAGCTGTTCCTGGAGGTAGTGAAGTAAAAGCGAAAGCTCAGAGGGGATAGTGATTTTTCAGAGGGGatagtgatttttcttttttctttcgcTGGTCCCAAACTATGGAATGACCTCCAGTGCACATTAGAAAAGCCCTTtgttgtccatttttaaaacctgccttttaaaaacaaccaatttttATTCCTTGGTGTTAAACACAGCAAGAGACTTGAGCCAATattgtgtcatttgtttttattggtttttgCATTGTTAcggtttatttgttttatctttgaaaaataatgcaaatattaaTCGCTATTACAACGTATGCCCAGGTTTTAATTTGTGGTTTAAATATAATAGTAGCTTTTCAATTttcctatgttttttttttacccttaaaACGATGGTGAGAAACGGCACAGATTTGTAATTGGGTAAGAATGATTCATATAATTAACTTCTTGCAGTGTAGCAATTACCTGTACATTGTGTTTACTGTTGACAAAaccttgaattaaaaataataacaaaccaaaacattcttttttttgtaaaggatAAAATGAATTTGAAGAACCCTCAGTTCAGCAGATGGAAATATAAAGACCCTCCAATAAACAAATTAGACGTGTTTCCGTCTAATGAAGAAGGCCAAAATGAAACATACAAAGAAGTCAAGGATGACACACTTGTACCTAGTGACAGACCAAAAACTGAGATGAAAATGATTGAAGAAATACTTATGGCtgaattaataaaacaaagggaACGTACTGAAAATGAGGCATATGAACTCAgggtgaaagaagaaaaactgagaAAGACAATAGAAAATTCTATGGATGATATGAAGGGGAAGAATCAGGAGGTTAACAGACTCATAATGGATATAAATAATTTGCAAAGACCAAAGACTCAAACCAAAGATTTCCTTTCAAAGGAGGAATACAATGAGGATACAGAAAAAGAATTAGATCAGAGaaactataaaaataaacattggggAGACTTATTAAGTGACAAACATaggaaggaagaagagaaaaaggtGCCTAAAATAACTCAACCTGTGCAAGAAATTTACAAGTTCAACAGTTTAAGGGAGGATGTACGAAGAGAGAAACAGCAGCTTGATGGCAAGGATCAAGTAATTAAACAAGAGCTACAAGAATTAGAGTTGCTTGAGACAGAGCTTGacattaagaaaaaacaaagtgaaCAAGCATTAAGAAAACTGATGAGAAAATTCAAGGCTATGACAATCATCTGGTTTAAAATGAAGCAAGAAAGAGGATTAATGAATGAAGAGAccaaaaagaaggaaaaagagTTTGGCAAAAtgcaagaaaaaataataaaagagagGGATGGCTTGGAACTTCTGAGGTGCAAACTGCAACAGCAAAAGGAATTGTCTGAGAAGCGACATAGAAGTACTGAAGACTTAACTGTTGTAATTAGTGGATGCAACAATTTGAGGATTAAATATTTGGAAAGTATGAAAGTACAAAACGTATTtggtaaaacaaataaagaacaAATTAGTTCAAAGGTCAATAAATACCTCATTGGTATCCATGACATCATGCAAAAGATCAGCATACAATTGGAAACGATtcggaagaaaatggaaattCTGGAAAATGCAAAGAGTCATCTATGCAAACAAATAGCATGTCTCACTACTTTTAAAAGAGAAAGCAAGACTCTGACATTTGATGTGAGGATGAAAAAAGAAAGGCTTATGATCCCCTTCAAAAAAGAAATTCATGAAATGCTTGACATCAGgaaagaaatgcaaatacaaaaaatagaGCTTGATATTAAACGAGAAAGCCTGAAAAGAGAAACCAAAGAGGCTGAAGTGTTAAAGTCTGAATTGGAGATAAAACAGAAACACAAACTAAACCTTTTAAGAAAACTCAGTCGAATAGagcaacacaataaaaaaaaagatgctgagATCAAATTAGAGGAGAAATCCCTCAAACGGGAGACACGGAAGCGGCAAAAAGAGCTGAATCGGCATCTGGAGAGGGTTATCAAAGAGATGGATCGTTTGGAGATCCTGAAGTGGAATATACAAAGATGCCAGAAAGAGTCCACGATGTCGATGGTCACAAAAGTCTCCAATCAGAGTCAAAACAACTGTGACATTATTTCTAAATATATGGAGATTCATGCAATTATGAGAACACACTGTGAATATATGACCCAAACAATTCATGACATCAAGCAAAAGATAAGTAAACAGCAGAAAATCACAACGAACACGAAATATGAAGTATCACACATACGTTTTGGATtgaaaaaaggaaatgaaatttgtcatttaaagaaaataacacaGGAAGTCATTGAAATtataaagagaagaaaaaatggGCTGGAATTGTTGAAGTATGATTTAAACAAAACTATGGCTGGCATACAGCTACAAATTACTTTTCTGGAGAAGAGAAAAGAATTaatgaaagaaacaacaaatgaaTTGGAAATCACAATCTGTGAGATcagacacaataaaaaaaatctctgtggAAGGAACCAGCTGGGTAGTGTGCTAAAAtacatggtaaaaaaaagagaagacctTATTGAAATGAAAGAAGATGTTGACGCTAATACGGACAGAGTGGGCAATGAGAGGGAAAAGTTACTTTCAATGAAGAATAATATTGATGTTGAGAGAAGACTAATTATTGAGAAGAAGAAGCTGGCACAATTGCAGTCGGACTTTAAAGTATGGGAAGATCACCAAATGACAAACATacaatcactagaaacaaaaaagaccaaTCTCCAGGTGGTGAATAAGaagaaacatgaaaacatttacaagaaaGTACGCAAATTCGAAGCCAACAAGGATGACGTGGAGAAAGTGTCAGTTGCGTTGAATAACACACTTGAAAGCCTTGATCAAACGACTGGCCAAGTATTAAAACATACCAAACTGTTGCAGAGGGAAAGGATCAAGCTGGAAGGTCTGTTGTCAAGCatggtgaaacaaaaagaagaatttgaggagaagagggaacatTTTGAAGCTGTTGTGGAAAGAGTCAgcaaagaaagagaaaaggtcatttcaataaaaaataatgttgaggcggatagaagaagccttgccattgagaaggagatgataaaacaactgcagtctgacctgaaagtctgggaagatcacatattgacaaacacacaatcacaagaaacaaaaaagacccttctccaggaggtgaatgagaagaaacttgaaaatatttacaagaaagtactcaaatTGAAAGCCAACAAGGATGACGTGGAGAAAGTGTCAgttgcgttgaagaacacgcttgcaagccttgatcaaacgactgacaagggattgaaaTATAACGAACTGTTGCACAGGGAAAGGATCAAGATGGATGGTCTGTTGTCAACCATGGTGAAACAaatagaagaatttgaggagaagagggtacatgttgaagctgcgatCGAGAGAGTTAGCAACGACAaggaaaatgtcatttcaatgaaaaataatgttgatgcggatagaagaagccttgccattgagaaggaggagatagaacaactgcagtctgaccttaaagtctgggaagatcacttattgacaaacacacaatcactagaaacaaaaaagatccTTCTCCGGGAGGTGAAtgacaagaaacttgaaaacatttacaagaaagtactcaaatgcgaagccaacaaggttgacatgcagaaagtgtcagttgcgttgaagaacacgcttggaagccttgatcaaacgactgacaagggattgaaacataccaaaatgttgcagagagaaaggatcaagctggatggtctgttgtcaaccattgtgaaacaaaaagaagaatttgaggagaagagggaacatgttgaagctgcgatggagagagtcagcaacgacaaagaaaaggtaatttcaatgaaaaataatgttgatgcggagagaagaagccttgccattgagaaggagaatatagaacaactgcagtctgaccttaaagtctgggaagatcacttattgacaaacacacaatcactagaaacaaaaaagacccttctccaggaggtgaatgagaagaaacttgaaaacattttcaagaaagtactcaaatgcGAAGCCAACAAGGTTGATATGCAGAAAGTGTCGGTTGCGTTGAAGAACATGCTTGCAAGCCTTAatcaaacgactgacaagggattgaaaTATAACGAACTGTTGCACAGGGAAAGGATCAAGCTGAATGGTCTTTTGGCaaccattgtgaaacaaaaagaagaatttgaggagaagagggaacatgttgaagctgcgatggagagagtcAGCAACTACAAcgaaaaggtcatttcaatgaaaaataatgttgacgcggatagaagaagccttgccattgagaaggagaagatagaacaactgcagtctgaccttaaagtctgggaagatcacttattgacaaacaaacaatcactcgaaacaaaaaagacccttctccaggaggtgaatgagaagaaacttgaaaacatttacaagaaattaCTCAAATTCGAGGCCAACAAGGAtgacatgcagaaagtgtcgCTTGCGTTGAAGAACACTCTTGCAAGCCTTAatcaaacgactgacaagggattAAAACATTCCAACatgttgcagagagaaaggatAAAGCTGGATGGTTTTTTGGCAACCatggtgaaacaaaaagaagaatttgaggagaagagggaacatgttgaagctgcgatggagagagttagcaacgacaaagaaaaggtcatttcaatgaaaaataatgttgatgcggatagaagaagccttgccattgagaaggagaagatagaacaactgcagtctgacctaAAAGTTtgggaagatcacttattgacaaacacacaatcactagaaacaaaaaagacccttctccaggaggtgaatgagaagaaacttgaaaacatttacaagaaagtactcaaatgcgaagccaacaaggttgacatgcagaaagtgtcggttgcgttgaagaacacgcttgcaagccttgatcaaacgactgacaagggattAAAACATTCCAACatgttgcagagagaaaggatcaAGCTGGATGATGTTTTGGCAACCatggtgaaacaaaaagaagaatttgaggagaagagggaacatgttgcagctgcgatggagagagtcagcaacgacaaggaaaaggtcatttcaatgaaaaataatgttgacgcggatagaagaagccttgccattgagaaggagaagatagaacaactgcagtctgacctaaaagtctgggaagatcacttattgacaaacacacaatcactagaaacaaaaaagacccttctccaggaggtgaatgacaagaaacttgaaaacatttacaagaaagtactcaaatgtgaagccaacaaggttgacatgcagaaagtgttggttgcgttgaagaacacgcttgcaagccttgatcaaacggctgacaagggattgaaaacataccaaaatgttgcagagagaaaggatcaAACTTAATGGTCGGTTGTCAACCatggtgaaacaaaaagaagaatttgaggagaagagggtacatgttgaagctgcgatggagagagttagcaacgacaaggaaaaggtcatttcaatgaaaaataatgtggatgcggatagaagaagccttgccattgagaaggagaagatagaacaactgcagtctgaccttaaagtctgggaagatcacttactgacaaacacacaatcactagaaacaaaaaagatccTTCTCCGGGAGGTGAAtgacaagaaacttgaaaacattttcaagaaagtactcaaatgcgaagccaacaaggttgacatgcagaaagtgtcggttgcgttgaagaacacgcttgcaagccttgatcaaacaactgacaagggattgaaaTATAACGAACTGTTGCACAGGGAAAGGATCAAGATGGATGGTCTGTTGTCAACCATGGTGAAACAaatagaagaatttgaggagaagagggaacatgttgaagctgcgatggagagagtcAGCAACTACAAcgaaaaggtcatttcaatgaaaaataatgttgatgcggatagaagaagccttgccattgagaaggagacgatagaacaactgcagtctgacctaaaagtctgggaagatcacttattgacaaacacacaatcactagaaacaaaaaagacccttctccgggaggtgaatgacaagaaacttgaaaacatttccaaGAAAGTCCTCAAATTCGAGGCCAACAAGGATTACATGCAGAAAGTGTCGCTTGCGTTGAAGAACACTCTTGCAAGCCTTAatcaaacgactgacaagggattaaaacattccaaaatgttgcagagagaaaggatAAAGCTGGATGGTGTTTTGGAAACCatagtgaaacaaaaagaagaatttgaggagaagacggaacatgttgaagctgcgatggagagagtcagcaacgacaaggaaaaggtcatttcaatgaaaaataatgttgatgcggatagaagaagccttgccattgagaagaagaagatagaacaactgcagtctgaccttaaagtctgggaagatcacttattgacaaacacacaatcactggAAGCAAAAAAGATCCTTCTCCGGGAGTTGAAtgacaagaaacttgaaaacatttacaataaagTACTCAAATGCAAAGCCAACAAGGttgacatgcagaaagtgtcagttacgttgaagaacacgcttgcaagccttgatcaaacgactgacaagggattgaaaTATAACGAACTGTTGCACAGGGAAAGGATCAAGATGGATGGTCTGTTGTCAACCATGGTGAAACAaatagaagaatttgaggagaagagggaacatgttgaagctgcgatggagagagtcAGCAACTACAACGAAAAGgtaatttcaatgaaaaataatgttgatgcggatagaagaagccttgccattgagaaggagaagatagaacaactgcagtctgacctaaaagtctgggaagatcacttattgacaaacacacaatcactagaaacaaaaaagacccttctccaggaggtgaatgagaagaaacttgaaaacattgacaAGATAGTACTCAAATGCGAAGCCAACACGGTTAacatgcagaaagtgtcagttgcgttgaagaacacgcttgcaagccttgatcaaacgactgacaagggattgaaacataccacaatgttgcagagagaaaggatcaagctggatggtctgttgtcaaccattctgaaacaaaaagaagaatttgaggagaagaaggaacatgttgaagctgcgatggagagagttagcaacgacaaagaaaaggtcatttctatgaaaaataatgttgatgcggatagaagaagccttgccattgagaaggagaagatagaacaactgcagtctgacctaaaagtctgggaagatcacttattgacaaacacacaatcactagaaacaaaaaagacccttctccaggaggtgaatgacaagaaacttgaaaacatttacaagaaagtactcaaatgtgaagccaacaaggttgacatgcagaaagtgttggttgcgttgaagaacacgcttgcaagccttgatcaaacggctgacaagggattgaaacataccaaaatgttgcagagagaaaggatcaAACTTAATGGTCGGTTGTCAACCatggtgaaacaaaaagaagaatttgaggagaagagggtacatgttgaagctgcgatggagagagttagcaacgacaaggaaaaggtcatttcaatgaaaaataatgtggatgcggatagaagaagccttgccattgagaaggagaagatagaacaactgcagtctgaccttaaagtctgggaagatcacttactaacaaacacacaatcactagaaacaaaaaagatccTTCTCCGGGAGGTGAAtgacaagaaacttgaaaacattttcaagaaagtactcaaatgcgaagccaacaaggttgacatgcagaaagtgtcggttgcgttgaagaacacgcttgcaagccttgatcaaacaactgacaagggattgaaaTATAACGAACTGTTGCACAGGGAAAGGATCAAGATGGATGGTCTGTTGTCAACCATGGTGAAACAaatagaagaatttgaggagaagagggaacatgttgaagctgcgatggCGAGAGTCAGCAACTACAAcgaaaaggtcatttcaatgaaaaataatgttgatgcggatagaagaagccttgccattgagaaggagacgatagaacaactgcagtctgacctaaaagtctgggaagatcaattattgacaaacacacaatcactagaaacaaaaaagacccttctccgggaggtgaatgacaagaaacttgaaaacatttccaaGAAAGTCCTCAAATTCGAGGCCAACAAGGATTACATGCAGAAAGTGTCGCTTGCGTTGAAGAACACTCTTGCAAGCCTTAatcaaacgactgacaagggattaaaacattccaaaatgttgcagagagaaaggatAAAGCTGGATGGTGTTTTGGAAACCatagtgaaacaaaaagaagaatttgaggagaagacggaacatgttgaagctgcgatggagagagtcagcaacgacaaggaaaaggtcatttcaatgaaaaataatgttgatgcggatagaagaagccttgccattgagaaggagaagatagaacaactgcagtctgacctaaaagtctgggaagatcacttattgacaaacacacaatcaatagaaacaaaaaagacccttctccaggaggtgaatgagaagaaaattgaaaacatttacaagaaagtactcaaatgcgaagccaacaaggttgacatgcagaaagtgttggttgcgttgaagaacacgcttgcaagccttaatcaaacgactgacaagggattgaaacataccaaaatgttgcagagagaaaggatcaAGCTGGATGGTCGGTTGTCAAccattgtaaaacaaaaagaagaatttgaggagaagagggtacatgttgaagctgcgatggagagagtTAGCAACGACAAGGAAAagatcatttcaatgaaaaataatgttgatgcggatagaagaagccttgccattgagaagaagaagatagaacaactgcagtctgaccttaaagtctgggaagatcacttattgacaaacacacaatcactagaaacaaaaaagacccttctccgggaggtgaatgacaagaaacttgaaaacatttccaaGAAAGTCCTCAAATGCGAAGCCAACAAGGttgacatgcagaaagtgtcggttgcgttgaagaacacgcttgcaagccttgatcaaacgactgacaagggattgaaaTATAACGAACTGTTGCACAGGGAAAGGATCAAGATGGATGGTCTGTTGTCAACCATGGTGAAACAaatagaagaatttgaggagaagagggaacatgttgaagctgcgatggagagagtcagcaacgacaaggaaaaggtcatttcaatgaaaaataatgttgatgcggatagaagaagccttgccattgagaaggagaagatagaacaactgcagtctgacctaaaagtctgggaagatcacttattgacaaacacacaatcactagaaacaaaaaagacccttctccaGGAGGTGAATGAGAAGAAACTTGAAAACCTTGACAAGATAGTACTCAAATGCGAAGCCAACAAGGTTAacatgcagaaagtgtcagttgcgttgaagaacacccttgcaagccttgatcaaacgactgacaagggattgaaacataccacaatgttgcagagagaaaggatcaagctggatggtctgttgtcaaccattgtgaaacaaaaagaagaatttgaggagaagagggaacatgttgaagctgcgatggagagagttagcaacgacaaagaaaaggtcatttcaatgaaaaataatgttgaagcggatagaagaagccttgccattgagaaggagaagatagaacaactgcagtctgaccttaaagtctgggaagatcacttattgacaaacacacaatcactagaaacaaaaaagacccttctccaggaggtgaatcagaacaaacttgaaaacattgacaagatagtactcaaatgcgaagccaacaaggttaacatgcagaaagtgtcaattgcgttgaagaacactcttgcaagccttgatcaaacgactgacaagggattgaaacataccacaatgttgcagagagaaaggatcaagctggatggtctgttgtcaaccattgtgaaacaaaaagaagaatttgaggagaagaaggaacatgttgaagctgcgatggagagagttagcaacgacaaagaaaaggtcatttcaatgaagaataatgttgatgcggatagaagaagccttgccattgagaaggagaagatagaacaactgcagtctgacctaaaagtctggcaagatcacttattgacaaaaacacaatcactagaaacaaaaaagacccttctccaggaggtgaatcagaacaaacttgaaaacattgacaagatagtactcaaatgcgaagccaacaaggttaacatgcagaaagtgtcaattgcgttgaagaacactcttgcaagccttgatcaaacgactgacaagggattgaaacataccacaatgttgcagagagaaaggatcaagctggatggtctgttgtcaaccattgtgaaacaaaaagaagaatttgaggagaagaaggaacatgttgaagctgcgatggagagagttagcaacgacaaagaaaaggtcatttcaatgaagaataatgttgatgcggatagaagaagccttgccattgagaaggagaagatagaacaactgcagtctgacctaaaagtctggcaagatcacttattgacaaaaacacaatcactagaaacaaaaaagacccttctccgggaggtgaatgacaagaaacttgaaaacatttccaaGAAAGTCCTCAAATTCGAGGCCAACAAGGAtgacatgcagaaagtgtcgCTTGCGTTGAAGAACATGCTTGCAAGCCTTAatcaaacgactgacaagggattgaaacataccaacatgttgcagagagaaaggatcaAGCTGGATGGTGTTTTGGCaaccattgtgaaacaaaaagaagaatttgaggagaagagggaacatgttgaagctgcaATGGAGAGAGTTAGCAACGACGaagaaaaggtcatttcaatgaaaaataatgttgaagcggatagaagaagccttgccattgagaaggagaagatagaacaactgcagtctgaccttaaagtc carries:
- the LOC133416353 gene encoding centromere-associated protein E-like yields the protein MQKSITHLNQELNRNGKEVLQFKHEIKHITNVMTVIVKHIEKIWPQMQRHTQIQKAASTGIKLKEIVEKYSMLENNGQQLGDIIKHTVNTRKHMEKDKITLYPKNKVNAKIHKIFIEEKRLRKHLARRLNAKEYTKRKIKCMRYQVKKKHQELDQRLQRTMKERDELEILKLKLQKQRDELDEKQNDLMQTMETMAKHCCRGAQHVQVHVNEMTRMKSAKRDKMNLKNPQFSRWKYKDPPINKLDVFPSNEEGQNETYKEVKDDTLVPSDRPKTEMKMIEEILMAELIKQRERTENEAYELRVKEEKLRKTIENSMDDMKGKNQEVNRLIMDINNLQRPKTQTKDFLSKEEYNEDTEKELDQRNYKNKHWGDLLSDKHRKEEEKKVPKITQPVQEIYKFNSLREDVRREKQQLDGKDQVIKQELQELELLETELDIKKKQSEQALRKLMRKFKAMTIIWFKMKQERGLMNEETKKKEKEFGKMQEKIIKERDGLELLRCKLQQQKELSEKRHRSTEDLTVVISGCNNLRIKYLESMKVQNVFGKTNKEQISSKVNKYLIGIHDIMQKISIQLETIRKKMEILENAKSHLCKQIACLTTFKRESKTLTFDVRMKKERLMIPFKKEIHEMLDIRKEMQIQKIELDIKRESLKRETKEAEVLKSELEIKQKHKLNLLRKLSRIEQHNKKKDAEIKLEEKSLKRETRKRQKELNRHLERVIKEMDRLEILKWNIQRCQKESTMSMVTKVSNQSQNNCDIISKYMEIHAIMRTHCEYMTQTIHDIKQKISKQQKITTNTKYEVSHIRFGLKKGNEICHLKKITQEVIEIIKRRKNGLELLKYDLNKTMAGIQLQITFLEKRKELMKETTNELEITICEIRHNKKNLCGRNQLGSVLKYMVKKREDLIEMKEDVDANTDRVGNEREKLLSMVLKHTKLLQRERIKLEGLLSSMVKQKEEFEEKREHFEAVVERVSKEREKVISIKNNVEADRRSLAIEKEMIKQLQSDLKVWEDHILTNTQSQETKKTLLQEVNEKKLENIYKKVLKLKANKDDVEKVSVALKNTLASLDQTTDKGLKYNELLHRERIKMDGLLSTMVKQIEEFEEKRVHVEAAIERVSNDKENVISMKNNVDADRRSLAIEKEEIEQLQSDLKVWEDHLLTNTQSLETKKILLREP